The bacterium DNA segment TTTTTGTCAACCAATGAGGCTTGATTCCTTAACTTTTAACCTGTGACCTGTGGCTGTTGTCCGAAATGCTTTTCGGACAACAGCTAATTAGAGGAGATTAGAATATGTATAGTGCATCGGACTTGAAAAAGGGACTGAAGATAGAGATTGATGGGGCTCCATATGTTATTACAGAGTTTACCTTCTCGAAGCCGGGCAAAGGGCAGTCTATATACAACTGTAAGTTGAAAAATATGGTTAATGGGGCTACCATGAGTAAATCCTACAGGTCGAATGACAAGATGGATAAGCCGGACCTGGAAGAGAAATCTTTGCAATTTTCCTATAAGGATGGTGATGACTTTGTTTTCATGAATGAGAACTACGAGCAGGTTCCAATTCTCGGTAGTGTGCTTGGGCCGGCCAGTTCTTTCATGGTAGAAGATATCGCGGTAGATGTTCTTTTCCACAATAATCGGCCTATAGAGGTTACTCTGCCTAATTTCGTTGAGAAAGAGGTTATTCACACGGAACCTGGGGCAAGGGGAAATACGGCTACAAATGTGTTGAAGCCGGCGATCCTTGATGGTGGGTTTGAATTGCAGGTTCCGCTGTTTGTCAACGAAGGAGATATTGCGAGGGTTGATACGCGTACGGGTGAATATGCTGATAGAGTAAGAAGGTAA contains these protein-coding regions:
- the efp gene encoding elongation factor P; the protein is MYSASDLKKGLKIEIDGAPYVITEFTFSKPGKGQSIYNCKLKNMVNGATMSKSYRSNDKMDKPDLEEKSLQFSYKDGDDFVFMNENYEQVPILGSVLGPASSFMVEDIAVDVLFHNNRPIEVTLPNFVEKEVIHTEPGARGNTATNVLKPAILDGGFELQVPLFVNEGDIARVDTRTGEYADRVRR